One genomic region from Bacillus sp. SLBN-46 encodes:
- a CDS encoding ATP phosphoribosyltransferase regulatory subunit, producing MSRLFMFEKPLGMRDTLPELYEKKDSVRTYMSDTMKLWGYQFIETPTLEYYETVGAASAIADQQLFKLLDKEGHTLVLRPDMTAPIARVAASKLLEEDLPVRLAYSANVFRAQQREGGRPAEFEQIGVECLNEDTVSCDGEVIALLISSLKKAGLPQFQVSVGHVGFAQELFVQILGTNGRANALRKFLFEKNYVGYREHVNSLQLSSIDKKRLLKLLQLRGGEEVIGQALDIIENDKGKEAIVELKELWDVIKDYGVEDNVKFDFTIVSHMSYYSGILFEAYAGNVGFPIGNGGRYSLIEKFGKKASATGFAVRVDMLLEALGGGPLENTTHCIFFSQERRKEAFQLAREMHEQGKKAVLQDISGVNNLDAFTKRFAETTYLIGGRGDE from the coding sequence ATGAGTCGCTTGTTTATGTTTGAAAAGCCATTGGGGATGCGGGATACACTTCCAGAGCTATATGAAAAAAAAGATAGTGTCCGTACATACATGTCCGATACGATGAAACTTTGGGGCTATCAATTTATTGAAACGCCTACGCTTGAATACTATGAAACCGTTGGAGCAGCATCAGCAATCGCTGACCAGCAGTTGTTCAAATTACTGGATAAAGAGGGACATACCTTGGTCCTTCGCCCAGATATGACCGCACCAATCGCACGGGTCGCGGCATCCAAGCTGTTAGAAGAAGACCTACCAGTTAGGCTTGCCTATTCAGCTAATGTATTTCGCGCCCAGCAGCGAGAGGGTGGCCGACCAGCGGAATTTGAACAAATAGGGGTGGAATGTCTAAACGAGGACACCGTCTCATGTGACGGTGAAGTCATTGCTTTACTGATCTCTTCCTTGAAAAAAGCAGGACTGCCACAATTTCAAGTGTCAGTTGGGCATGTTGGGTTTGCACAAGAACTGTTTGTTCAAATTCTTGGAACCAATGGCCGGGCGAATGCTTTACGTAAATTCTTATTTGAAAAAAATTATGTAGGTTACCGTGAGCATGTAAACTCTTTACAGCTTTCGTCGATTGATAAGAAGCGTCTCTTAAAGCTTTTACAATTACGAGGCGGTGAAGAGGTCATCGGCCAAGCGCTCGATATTATTGAAAATGACAAAGGCAAAGAAGCAATTGTAGAGTTGAAAGAGCTTTGGGATGTCATTAAAGATTATGGCGTCGAAGATAATGTGAAGTTTGATTTTACCATTGTCAGCCATATGAGCTATTATTCGGGTATTTTATTCGAGGCGTATGCCGGGAATGTCGGTTTTCCGATTGGCAATGGTGGACGCTATAGTTTAATAGAGAAGTTTGGGAAAAAGGCAAGTGCAACTGGATTTGCTGTTCGTGTAGATATGCTTCTAGAAGCACTCGGAGGGGGTCCGTTGGAAAATACCACTCACTGTATATTTTTCAGCCAGGAACGGCGAAAGGAAGCCTTTCAACTAGCCCGTGAGATGCACGAGCAGGGGAAAAAAGCAGTCCTGCAGGATATTTCCGGTGTGAATAATCTGGATGCTTTTACAAAAAGGTTTGCCGAGACAACCTATTTAATCGGAGGGCGCGGCGATGAGTAA
- a CDS encoding acyltransferase, with the protein MRNTTRYPVEGANSLWHVYKTVPFWKVVRNFIVIQLARYTPLLGMKNWLYRTFLGVKVGEQTSFALMVMLDVMFPEKISVGRNTVIGYNTTILAHEYLIKEYRLGPVTIGSEVMIGANSTIMPGITIGDGAIVSAATLVHKDVPAGAFVGGNPMRVIYTKEELAERWADDPIYGGQK; encoded by the coding sequence ATGAGGAATACGACCCGCTACCCTGTTGAAGGTGCGAACTCCTTATGGCATGTCTACAAGACCGTGCCATTTTGGAAGGTTGTCAGAAATTTTATTGTCATTCAGTTGGCGCGTTATACACCATTACTGGGAATGAAAAATTGGCTGTATCGTACCTTCCTAGGGGTTAAGGTGGGTGAGCAAACCAGTTTTGCACTCATGGTGATGCTCGATGTCATGTTTCCGGAAAAAATCAGCGTCGGGCGCAATACTGTGATTGGTTATAATACGACTATCCTGGCCCATGAGTATTTAATTAAGGAATACCGTCTGGGCCCCGTAACGATTGGTAGTGAGGTCATGATTGGAGCGAACTCTACGATTATGCCCGGGATTACGATTGGTGATGGAGCCATCGTATCAGCGGCAACGCTAGTGCATAAAGATGTTCCAGCTGGTGCGTTCGTTGGTGGTAACCCAATGCGGGTCATTTATACAAAGGAAGAATTGGCCGAGCGCTGGGCAGACGATCCGATTTATGGTGGTCAAAAATAA
- the uvrA gene encoding excinuclease ABC subunit UvrA codes for MAMEKLVVKGARAHNLKNIDVTIPRDKLVVLTGLSGSGKSSLAFDTIYAEGQRRYVESLSAYARQFLGQMDKPDVDAIEGLSPAISIDQKTTSRNPRSTVGTVTEIYDYLRLLFARVGHPTCPIHHIEISSQTIEQMVDRILEYPERTKMQILAPVVSGRKGTHVKVLEDIKKQGFVRVRVDGEMLDLGDEIELEKNKKHSIEVVVDRIVVKEGISARIADSLETALKLGEGKVIVDVIGEEELLFSENHACPLCGFSIGELEPRMFSFNSPFGACPECDGLGSKLEVDVDLVIPNKDLTLKQHAIAPWEPTSSQYYPQLLEAVCDHFGVDMNIPVKDIPEHLLEKVLYGSGRDKIYFRYENDFGQIREGNIEFEGVIRNVERRFKETSSDYIREQMEKYMAQQPCPTCKGYRLKKETLAVLINGHHIAQVTDLSIEEAHQFFSELKLTEKEMQIAKLIFREISERLGFLINVGLDYLTLSRTAGTLSGGEAQRIRLATQIGSRLTGVLYILDEPSIGLHQRDNDRLIGTLQQMRDIGNTLIVVEHDEDTMIAADYLIDIGPGAGVHGGQVVSAGTPEEVMADTNSLTGQYLSGKKFIPLPLERRKPDGRYIEIKGASENNLKNVNVKIPLGMFIAITGVSGSGKSTLINEILHKSLAQKLHRAKTKPGEHKSIKGIDYLEKVIDIDQSPIGRTPRSNPATYTGVFDDVRDVFAATNEAKVRGYKKGRFSFNVKGGRCEACRGDGIIKIEMHFLPDVYVPCEVCHGKRYNRETLEVKYKGKNISDILDMTVEAAVEFFENIPKISRKLQTILDVGLGYITLGQPATTLSGGEAQRVKLASELHRRSTGKSFYILDEPTTGLHVDDISRLLVVLQRLVENGDTVLVIEHNLDVIKAADYLIDLGPEGGDKGGTIIASGTPEKVAEVPESYTGKYLKPILERDRLRMKKQIEEKSAVEA; via the coding sequence ATGGCGATGGAGAAACTGGTTGTTAAAGGCGCCAGAGCCCACAATTTAAAAAATATTGATGTCACCATTCCGAGAGATAAGCTTGTAGTGTTGACGGGGCTTTCCGGTTCAGGGAAGTCCTCGCTCGCATTTGATACGATTTATGCAGAAGGGCAGCGCCGGTATGTAGAATCCCTGTCTGCCTATGCCCGGCAATTTTTAGGTCAGATGGATAAGCCTGATGTTGATGCAATTGAAGGTTTATCCCCTGCCATTTCTATCGATCAAAAAACAACAAGCCGGAACCCGCGCTCAACAGTCGGGACCGTGACAGAGATCTATGATTATTTACGATTATTATTTGCAAGGGTCGGACACCCAACCTGTCCGATTCATCATATCGAAATTTCCTCTCAAACGATTGAACAAATGGTCGATCGGATTCTCGAATATCCGGAACGAACAAAGATGCAAATCCTTGCACCCGTTGTTTCCGGAAGAAAAGGAACGCATGTAAAGGTCCTCGAGGATATTAAAAAGCAAGGCTTTGTTCGGGTTCGCGTGGACGGAGAAATGCTCGATCTCGGAGATGAAATCGAATTAGAAAAGAACAAAAAGCACTCGATTGAAGTGGTTGTCGATCGAATCGTGGTCAAGGAGGGCATTTCTGCTCGAATTGCTGATTCACTTGAAACGGCGTTAAAGCTCGGTGAAGGAAAAGTCATTGTCGATGTGATTGGCGAGGAAGAACTGTTATTTAGTGAAAATCATGCCTGTCCGCTTTGTGGTTTTTCCATCGGGGAGCTGGAGCCAAGGATGTTCTCCTTTAACAGCCCATTCGGTGCTTGCCCAGAATGTGATGGACTTGGTTCTAAGCTCGAAGTAGATGTGGACTTAGTCATCCCTAACAAAGATTTGACGTTAAAGCAGCATGCAATTGCTCCATGGGAGCCAACAAGCTCCCAGTATTACCCACAACTGCTTGAGGCAGTCTGTGATCACTTCGGGGTGGATATGAACATCCCCGTAAAGGATATCCCTGAGCATTTGTTAGAAAAAGTCCTATACGGTTCCGGCCGTGATAAAATCTATTTCCGCTATGAAAATGATTTTGGCCAAATCCGTGAAGGAAATATTGAATTTGAAGGGGTCATCCGGAACGTTGAACGTCGTTTCAAGGAGACAAGCTCTGATTATATCCGTGAACAAATGGAAAAATATATGGCTCAGCAGCCATGTCCAACCTGTAAAGGCTACCGGTTGAAAAAGGAAACTCTTGCTGTCCTAATTAATGGTCATCATATTGCTCAAGTAACCGACCTTTCGATTGAAGAAGCGCATCAATTTTTTTCTGAATTGAAGCTGACGGAAAAAGAGATGCAAATTGCGAAACTCATTTTCCGTGAAATCAGTGAACGCCTCGGCTTCCTAATCAACGTCGGTCTCGATTATTTAACGCTCAGCCGAACGGCTGGTACGCTTTCCGGTGGGGAGGCGCAGCGAATTCGCTTAGCGACGCAAATTGGTTCACGTTTAACGGGTGTATTATACATTCTAGATGAACCTTCGATTGGACTTCATCAACGTGATAATGACCGTTTAATTGGCACACTACAGCAGATGCGGGACATAGGTAATACCCTCATTGTTGTTGAGCATGATGAGGATACGATGATAGCCGCCGATTATCTAATTGATATCGGCCCAGGTGCTGGTGTGCATGGCGGTCAGGTGGTTTCGGCCGGTACACCGGAAGAAGTCATGGCGGACACGAATTCGTTAACAGGTCAGTATTTGTCGGGTAAGAAATTTATTCCTTTGCCATTAGAACGCCGGAAGCCAGATGGGCGTTATATCGAAATAAAAGGCGCATCTGAAAATAACTTGAAAAATGTCAATGTGAAAATTCCACTTGGCATGTTTATCGCTATTACTGGTGTATCAGGTTCCGGAAAAAGTACGCTAATTAATGAAATTCTCCATAAGTCACTGGCACAAAAGCTTCATCGTGCAAAAACAAAGCCTGGCGAGCACAAGAGCATCAAAGGAATAGATTATTTAGAAAAAGTAATTGATATTGACCAGTCGCCAATTGGTAGAACACCGCGCTCCAACCCGGCTACCTACACAGGTGTCTTCGACGACGTTCGTGATGTATTTGCCGCTACGAACGAAGCAAAGGTCCGTGGATATAAAAAAGGTCGCTTCAGCTTTAACGTGAAGGGCGGTCGCTGTGAGGCATGCCGCGGGGATGGGATTATTAAAATTGAGATGCACTTCTTACCTGATGTGTATGTTCCTTGCGAAGTGTGCCATGGCAAGCGTTATAACCGTGAGACGCTGGAAGTGAAGTATAAAGGGAAAAATATTTCCGATATTCTTGATATGACGGTCGAAGCAGCAGTTGAATTTTTCGAAAATATTCCAAAAATCAGTCGCAAGCTACAGACGATATTGGATGTCGGACTTGGATATATTACGCTTGGTCAGCCGGCAACCACGCTTTCCGGTGGGGAAGCCCAGCGAGTGAAGCTTGCTTCGGAGCTACACCGTCGCTCAACCGGTAAGTCGTTTTACATCCTAGATGAGCCGACAACGGGACTTCATGTGGATGACATTTCGCGTTTACTTGTTGTACTTCAGCGATTGGTTGAAAATGGTGATACCGTCCTTGTGATTGAGCACAATCTGGATGTCATTAAGGCTGCCGATTATCTGATTGATTTAGGACCTGAAGGCGGTGACAAGGGTGGAACCATTATTGCGTCAGGTACACCGGAAAAGGTAGCAGAAGTGCCGGAATCGTATACGGGCAAATACTTGAAACCAATCCTTGAGCGAGATCGTTTAAGAATGAAAAAACAAATAGAAGAAAAAAGTGCAGTAGAAGCTTGA
- the lgt gene encoding prolipoprotein diacylglyceryl transferase, protein MNETIQPLNPIAFSLGPIDVHWYGIIIGSGLALALFLAIREGDRRGLPKDTFADLMLWAIPIAIISARIYYVIFEWKYYIKHPIEAPQIWNGGIAIHGALIGAVITTYVFSKKRGISFWKIADIAAPSIILGQAIGRWGNFMNQEAHGREVTRTFLENLHLPDFIINQMYIDGTYYHPTFLYESIWDFVGFILLILLRRVNFRRGELFLSYVIWYSIGRFFVEGMRTDSLMLGSLRMAQTISIALVVGALAILIYRRTKKLSEAHYLDQAN, encoded by the coding sequence ATGAACGAAACGATTCAACCGCTAAATCCGATTGCCTTTTCACTAGGACCAATCGATGTGCATTGGTATGGAATTATTATCGGATCCGGTCTGGCACTGGCGTTATTCCTTGCAATTAGAGAAGGGGATCGCCGAGGATTGCCGAAGGATACATTTGCAGATTTGATGCTTTGGGCGATTCCGATTGCGATTATATCAGCCCGCATTTATTATGTTATTTTTGAATGGAAGTATTATATTAAACATCCGATTGAAGCACCGCAGATTTGGAATGGTGGAATTGCTATTCACGGTGCATTGATAGGAGCGGTTATCACTACGTATGTGTTTTCAAAAAAGCGTGGAATCTCCTTCTGGAAGATTGCAGATATCGCCGCACCAAGTATAATTCTTGGACAGGCAATTGGCCGTTGGGGTAACTTTATGAATCAGGAAGCACATGGCCGTGAAGTAACAAGGACCTTCCTTGAAAATCTGCATTTACCGGACTTTATTATTAATCAGATGTATATCGACGGAACGTACTATCACCCAACCTTCTTATACGAATCCATTTGGGATTTTGTCGGCTTTATCTTATTAATTTTACTTCGTCGCGTGAATTTCCGCCGTGGAGAGCTCTTCCTTTCCTATGTCATTTGGTATTCCATTGGGCGCTTTTTCGTGGAGGGAATGCGAACAGACAGCTTGATGCTTGGAAGTCTCCGAATGGCGCAAACGATTTCGATTGCTCTTGTGGTTGGAGCATTGGCTATTTTAATTTATCGCCGAACGAAGAAACTTTCAGAGGCGCATTATTTAGATCAAGCTAATTAG
- the hprK gene encoding HPr(Ser) kinase/phosphatase, which produces MPKVRTIDIVKKFQLELVSGEEGINRPITTSDISRPGIEIAGYFEFYPAERIQLLGKTELSFFEELSESERVSRMERLCTDITPAIIVTRDIEVPVELIEASERESVPVLRTSMKTTRFSSRLTNFLESKLAPTTAVHGVLVDVYGIGVLITGKSGVGKSETALELVKRGHRLVADDCVEIRQEDQDTLVGTSPELIEHLLEIRGLGIINVMTLFGAGAVRSNKRITLIMNLEIWDAKKQYDRLGLDEEKMKIIDTEVTKMTVPVRPGRNLAVIIEVAAMNFRLKRMGVNAAQQFTDRLSDVIEDGEHEDI; this is translated from the coding sequence TTGCCAAAAGTACGCACGATAGACATAGTAAAGAAATTTCAGCTTGAATTGGTCAGTGGTGAAGAGGGCATTAACCGTCCCATTACTACGAGTGATATATCGCGTCCAGGTATTGAAATTGCTGGATATTTTGAATTTTATCCAGCGGAACGCATACAACTTTTAGGAAAAACGGAGCTATCCTTTTTCGAAGAGCTTTCCGAGAGTGAACGAGTGTCAAGAATGGAGCGGTTATGTACGGATATCACTCCAGCTATTATCGTCACTAGAGATATTGAAGTTCCTGTGGAATTAATTGAAGCCTCTGAACGGGAATCGGTGCCTGTCTTACGGACAAGCATGAAAACGACCCGCTTCTCCAGCCGCTTAACGAACTTTTTAGAAAGTAAGCTGGCTCCAACAACAGCCGTCCACGGTGTGTTAGTGGATGTGTATGGAATTGGAGTATTAATTACCGGTAAAAGTGGCGTGGGTAAAAGTGAAACTGCGCTAGAGCTAGTCAAGCGCGGCCATCGCCTTGTTGCCGATGATTGCGTGGAAATTCGCCAAGAGGACCAGGATACATTAGTAGGTACATCGCCAGAGTTAATTGAACACTTATTAGAAATCCGCGGCTTAGGGATTATTAATGTTATGACTCTATTCGGTGCCGGTGCCGTTCGAAGTAACAAGCGAATTACACTCATCATGAATTTAGAGATTTGGGATGCGAAAAAACAGTATGACCGCCTTGGATTAGATGAAGAGAAAATGAAGATTATTGATACTGAAGTGACAAAGATGACCGTCCCTGTCCGCCCAGGAAGAAACTTAGCTGTTATCATCGAAGTAGCAGCGATGAACTTCCGACTAAAAAGAATGGGTGTGAACGCAGCGCAGCAATTTACAGATCGCTTATCAGATGTGATTGAAGACGGAGAACACGAAGATATTTAA
- the hisG gene encoding ATP phosphoribosyltransferase, translating into MSNILTIAMPKGRIFEEAVELLRKANYQLPPEFDDSRKLIIDVEEEGLRFILAKPMDVATYVEHGVADVGIAGKDVLLEEERDVYELLDLKISYCYLAVAGLPNTKMNDVAPRVATKYPNVAEAYFREQGEQVEIIKLNGSIELAPIIGLSDRIVDIVSTGRTLKENGLVEYERIGDVTSRLVVNPVSYRIYDKRIDELVSRLAEVVPQGVL; encoded by the coding sequence ATGAGTAACATACTAACAATTGCGATGCCAAAGGGACGGATATTTGAGGAGGCAGTGGAACTGCTTCGCAAAGCAAATTACCAGCTGCCGCCCGAGTTTGATGATTCGCGAAAACTGATTATTGATGTGGAAGAGGAAGGCTTACGCTTCATTTTAGCAAAGCCAATGGATGTGGCTACTTATGTGGAGCACGGTGTGGCCGATGTGGGAATTGCCGGAAAGGATGTTTTATTGGAGGAGGAGCGCGATGTGTATGAACTCCTTGACCTTAAAATCAGCTACTGCTACTTGGCAGTGGCCGGCCTGCCAAACACTAAAATGAATGATGTTGCACCGAGAGTGGCGACCAAATATCCGAATGTTGCGGAAGCCTATTTCCGCGAGCAGGGGGAACAGGTCGAAATTATTAAGTTAAACGGATCCATTGAACTAGCACCTATTATAGGATTATCCGACCGGATTGTAGATATTGTATCTACGGGAAGGACCTTAAAGGAAAACGGGCTGGTTGAATATGAACGAATTGGTGACGTGACTTCCAGGCTAGTCGTGAACCCTGTCAGCTACCGCATCTACGACAAGCGGATTGATGAGTTGGTGAGCAGGCTAGCAGAAGTGGTGCCACAGGGGGTTTTGTAA
- the ppaX gene encoding pyrophosphatase PpaX, translating to MTNKITTVLFDLDGTLIDTNELIITTYLHTLEKYYPSKYQREDVLPFLGPTLHEVFGNMDPDRVEEMVSEYRAFNIANHDELVKEFVGVKETVQTLKDRGYKMGIVTTKRHDVTLKGLRLMELEDYFEVIVAYDHVEKVKPDPEPIFKALEQLGSTPEESIMVGDNFHDILAGKNAGTATAGVSWSIKGREYVEKYEPDYMLENMKDLLTILGE from the coding sequence ATGACTAACAAAATTACAACCGTTCTTTTTGATTTAGATGGGACACTAATTGATACGAATGAATTAATTATCACCACTTATTTGCATACCCTTGAAAAATATTATCCAAGCAAGTACCAGAGAGAAGATGTTCTGCCGTTCCTCGGACCTACACTGCATGAGGTGTTTGGCAATATGGACCCTGACCGGGTGGAAGAAATGGTCTCAGAATACCGTGCCTTTAATATTGCCAATCATGATGAACTTGTAAAGGAATTCGTTGGTGTAAAGGAAACGGTTCAAACGTTGAAGGATCGTGGGTATAAGATGGGGATTGTTACTACTAAACGTCATGATGTGACACTAAAAGGGCTGCGGTTGATGGAGCTAGAAGACTACTTTGAAGTGATTGTGGCCTATGATCATGTAGAAAAAGTGAAGCCTGACCCAGAACCAATTTTCAAGGCTCTTGAACAGTTGGGCTCGACGCCTGAAGAATCAATCATGGTAGGGGATAATTTCCACGATATTTTGGCTGGGAAAAATGCGGGAACGGCAACTGCAGGTGTGTCATGGTCCATTAAAGGTAGAGAATACGTGGAGAAGTATGAACCAGATTATATGCTAGAGAACATGAAGGATTTATTAACGATTCTCGGAGAGTGA
- a CDS encoding DUF4097 domain-containing protein — protein MKEERIRILKMVEEGKLKVEEALTLLEELEKAQQSMEQKQEQMVNELSNAVQFEEAQKEEAFQAKYQSTKDKIFDFVDSALKKLKDFDFDLNFGQSVDISHIFQHGDATMKDVDIDVANGTVKIAAWDQPDVRIECQAKVYRVENQDQARQNFLRDVHFSIENEKLRFTTQQKWMKVDALIFVPKAQYDRIRIRMFNGTVVGEELNVGDLRVKTANGKITLNQLNGKKAELETAHGKIKVNRSVFDEIEAETIHGAIMVEGDFKKVETQSFNGNISYNVRGNRSEWIQAKAITGGIEVFIPEGSPVNGELKTNLGGFHVNLVGVQVLEEKTEMIQKSLRFQSVNHPDKMMRIYADTKTGSITIHKSLEE, from the coding sequence ATGAAAGAGGAAAGAATCCGAATTTTAAAAATGGTGGAAGAAGGCAAGCTTAAGGTGGAGGAAGCTTTAACGTTGCTTGAGGAACTAGAAAAAGCGCAGCAGTCGATGGAGCAGAAGCAGGAGCAAATGGTGAATGAACTGTCGAATGCTGTTCAATTTGAGGAGGCCCAAAAGGAAGAAGCGTTTCAGGCGAAGTATCAATCCACAAAGGATAAAATTTTTGACTTTGTTGATTCCGCTTTGAAAAAACTCAAGGACTTTGATTTTGATTTGAACTTTGGCCAATCTGTCGATATTTCTCATATTTTTCAGCATGGGGATGCCACCATGAAGGATGTAGATATTGATGTGGCTAATGGCACCGTCAAAATCGCTGCTTGGGATCAACCTGATGTACGAATTGAGTGTCAGGCTAAAGTGTATCGTGTGGAAAACCAAGACCAGGCACGTCAAAACTTCCTTCGTGATGTACACTTTTCAATCGAGAATGAGAAATTACGTTTCACGACCCAGCAAAAATGGATGAAGGTCGATGCACTCATTTTTGTACCAAAGGCTCAATATGATCGAATCCGGATTAGGATGTTTAATGGTACGGTAGTAGGAGAAGAGTTGAATGTGGGTGACCTTCGCGTAAAGACCGCCAATGGAAAAATAACGCTGAATCAGTTGAACGGAAAGAAAGCGGAATTGGAGACAGCCCATGGGAAAATTAAGGTTAACCGCAGTGTGTTCGATGAAATTGAAGCAGAAACCATACATGGAGCAATCATGGTAGAGGGCGATTTTAAGAAGGTCGAAACGCAATCCTTTAACGGTAATATAAGCTATAACGTACGAGGAAATCGTTCCGAATGGATTCAAGCAAAAGCGATCACGGGTGGCATAGAGGTCTTTATTCCAGAGGGAAGCCCTGTTAATGGTGAGTTAAAAACAAACTTAGGTGGGTTTCATGTGAACCTCGTTGGCGTTCAGGTGCTCGAAGAAAAAACGGAAATGATTCAAAAATCACTTCGCTTTCAATCGGTCAATCATCCTGATAAAATGATGAGAATCTATGCAGATACAAAAACAGGTTCCATTACGATTCACAAATCACTTGAAGAATAA
- a CDS encoding phage holin family protein, whose amino-acid sequence MRWLIGCLINAVLFMALAGYFHESFQLTGFWAAIQASILLSILNVLVRPLLILFTLPVTILSMGLFLFVINAITLELTDYLMGEAFEIQGFGMALFFAVMMSLVNIIIHKTILDPSRKSKDK is encoded by the coding sequence ATGAGATGGCTGATAGGATGTTTAATTAATGCAGTTTTGTTCATGGCACTTGCTGGCTATTTTCATGAAAGCTTTCAATTGACAGGATTTTGGGCCGCCATTCAAGCGAGCATTTTATTATCCATCTTAAATGTTCTGGTGCGACCGCTTTTAATTTTATTTACATTACCTGTAACCATCTTATCGATGGGGCTTTTCTTGTTTGTGATCAATGCCATCACACTTGAATTAACAGATTATCTAATGGGTGAAGCATTTGAGATTCAAGGCTTCGGTATGGCACTATTCTTTGCCGTTATGATGTCTCTAGTAAATATTATCATTCATAAAACCATCTTAGATCCATCTAGGAAATCGAAGGATAAATGA
- a CDS encoding DUF4870 domain-containing protein, protein METRKVLSSLCYFSIFFAGFIFPLVVYFASGDQGTKAHAKKSLFSHLIPLILMPFVVIAVLNDSVNIQNEIPTFTIISIVAFALTGIAVTIWNIVKGVKVLLAE, encoded by the coding sequence ATGGAAACAAGAAAGGTTCTATCAAGCTTGTGTTATTTTAGTATCTTTTTTGCAGGATTTATTTTTCCGCTTGTGGTGTATTTTGCTAGCGGTGATCAAGGCACAAAAGCGCATGCTAAAAAATCGTTATTCTCCCACTTAATCCCGCTCATTCTTATGCCGTTTGTTGTGATTGCAGTCCTGAATGATTCCGTAAACATCCAGAATGAGATTCCTACTTTTACAATCATTAGCATAGTCGCTTTTGCCCTTACCGGAATCGCTGTCACGATTTGGAACATTGTAAAAGGCGTAAAGGTATTACTTGCTGAATAA
- a CDS encoding nucleoside recognition domain-containing protein — translation MLLSSLKKGLLVGLKTTWTLGKIIFPVTLIVAVLQYTPVLPWIIKLISPIMKLIGLSGDAAIPLVLGNFLNLYAAIGAILTLDFSVKEVFILAVMLSFSHNLFIESGVAMKAGVKLWVVLVTRPGLALLSAAVINLVWHGGKEKAQYGLIESSTVPADGVTGIILEAVQKAGLGILQLAMIVIPLMVVIQILKDLQWLNRFSKTMAPVTRTLGMKENTSTTMAAGLLFGLAYGAGVMIQAVKEDGVSKKDITLAFIFLMACHAVVEDTLIFVPLGIPVWPLFLIRLGVAIVLTLIVGTIWTRSGLVKRKEATYD, via the coding sequence ATGCTATTAAGCTCATTAAAAAAGGGGCTGCTGGTTGGCTTAAAGACAACATGGACCTTAGGGAAAATTATTTTCCCCGTTACCTTGATTGTGGCAGTGCTGCAGTATACACCTGTACTGCCATGGATCATAAAATTGATTTCCCCAATCATGAAGCTCATCGGTTTGTCTGGGGATGCAGCCATTCCGCTTGTTCTAGGGAACTTTCTCAACCTATATGCGGCAATTGGCGCCATACTCACGCTAGATTTTTCAGTGAAAGAAGTGTTTATTTTAGCCGTGATGCTATCTTTTTCACATAATTTATTCATCGAATCTGGTGTGGCCATGAAAGCAGGGGTAAAGCTGTGGGTGGTTCTTGTAACGAGACCAGGACTCGCTCTTCTTTCTGCAGCGGTCATTAATCTTGTCTGGCATGGGGGCAAAGAAAAGGCTCAGTATGGTTTAATTGAGTCGAGTACCGTACCCGCGGATGGAGTAACAGGGATCATATTGGAGGCCGTTCAAAAAGCAGGACTAGGTATTTTACAATTAGCGATGATTGTCATTCCGCTTATGGTAGTCATTCAGATTTTAAAAGATTTACAGTGGCTAAATCGCTTTTCGAAAACAATGGCTCCAGTCACGAGAACGCTGGGTATGAAGGAAAATACGTCGACCACGATGGCGGCCGGTCTATTATTCGGTTTAGCCTATGGGGCAGGCGTGATGATCCAGGCGGTAAAAGAGGATGGAGTCAGCAAGAAGGATATTACACTGGCCTTTATTTTTCTCATGGCCTGCCATGCCGTTGTGGAGGATACATTAATCTTTGTTCCGCTCGGCATTCCAGTATGGCCATTATTCTTAATAAGGCTGGGTGTGGCCATTGTGTTAACATTAATTGTTGGAACTATATGGACACGCTCGGGATTAGTGAAAAGAAAGGAAGCTACCTATGACTAA